The Mugil cephalus isolate CIBA_MC_2020 chromosome 11, CIBA_Mcephalus_1.1, whole genome shotgun sequence genome includes a window with the following:
- the grwd1 gene encoding glutamate-rich WD repeat-containing protein 1 yields the protein MSAPDEDTFAEERDEMEEMDEAGSDDDEGEEMDEEGEGGERETKVYVPGMEPLQPGEELEMDRSAYRMYHECQTGAPCLSFDILRDGDGDGREQFPLSMLICAGTQADTALKNRLLVMRMYNLHGTEKEKEGEESSDEESDDEEEEDEEKKPQMELAMMPHYGGINRVRVTQCGDLSLAAVWSEKGQVEIFDLRPQLEAVHSSAVMAAFIKEQKEATALFSFSGHMTEGFAIDWSPKVPGRLVSGDCKKNIHVWEPREGGTSWQIDQRPFSSHTKSVEDLQWSPTEATVFASCSVDQSIRIWDIRAPPNSMLSADGAHSSDINVISWNRSEPFLLSGGDDGLLKVWDLRQFKAGRPVANFKQHSAPITSVEWSPADSSVFAASGADDVVSQWDLSVESCDVGARVEGLKDLPPQLLFLHQGQSEIKEVHWHPQIPGVMVSTALSGFNVFRTISV from the exons ATGTCTGCGCCCGATGAGGACACGTTTGCCGAGGAAAGAGACGAAATGGAGGAGATGGACGAGGCGGGCAGCGACGACGACGAAGGAGAAGAAATGGACGAGGAAGGAGAGGGCGGGGAGCGGGAGACGAAAGTGTACGTCCCCGGGATGGAGCCCCTACAGCCcggagaggagctggagatggACCGCTCCGCGTACCGCATGTACCACGAGTGCCAAACAG GTGCTCCCTGTCTGAGCTTTGACATCCTGAGAGATGGAGACGGAGATGGCAGGGAGCAGTTTCCTCTGTCCATGCTAATCTGTGCCGGCACACAGGCTGATACAGCCCTGAAGAACAG ACTTCTGGTCATGCGCATGTACAACCTTCATGGAAccgagaaagagaaggagggggaagaAAGCAGCGATGAAGAAAgtgacgatgaggaggaggaggacgaagaaaAGAAACCACAAATGGAACTTGCCATGATGCCTCACTATGGAGGAATCAACAGAGTCAGA GTGACCCAGTGTGGGGACCTGTCGCTAGCTGCCGTGTGGTCAGAGAAGGGACAGGTAGAAATATTTGACCTCCGACCTCAGCTGGAGGCCGTCCACAGTTCGGCTGTGATGGCTGCTTTCATCAAAGAGCAGAAGGAAGCCACGGCACTCTTCAGTTTCTCAGGTCACATGACTGAAGGCTTTGCAATTGATTGGTCACCTAAAGTACCCG GGCGTCTCGTCAGTGGCGACTGCAAAAAGAACATACACGTGTGGGAgccgagggagggggggacgtCGTGGCAGATTGACCAGCGACCTTTCAGCTCCCACACCAAGTCTGTGGAGGATCTGCAGTGGTCGCCTACAGAAGCTACA GTTTTTGCATCGTGTTCGGTTGATCAGTCTATTCGGATCTGGGATATCCGGGCCCCACCCAACTCTATGCTCTCAGCCGACGGAGCTCACTCGTCAGACATCAACGTGATCAGCTGGAACAGGAGCGAACCATTCCTCCTGTCGGGAGGGGACGATGGGCTTCTGAAAGTTTGGGATCTGCGACagtttaag GCTGGCCGGCCGGTGGCGAACTTCAAGCAGCACAGCGCTCCCATCACGTCCGTGGAGTGGAGCCCAGCGGACTCCAGCGTGTTCGCCGCCTCAGGGGCGGATGACGTTGTCAGCCAGTGGGATCTGTCCGTGGAGTCCTGCGACGTGGGCGCCAGGGTGGAGGGGCTCAAGGACCTACCCCCTCAACTGCTGTTCCTGCACCAGGGTCAGTCGGAGATCAAGGAGGTCCACTGGCACCCACAGATACCTGGCGTCATGGTCTCCACGGCGCTGTCTGGATTCAACGTGTTCAGGACAATATCcgtgtag
- the zgc:174888 gene encoding protein Shroom4 isoform X2, whose protein sequence is MSILRKIKGCHCQRTVFPKDYYVVHRFTRSMLCDTDPCCVFPAAVVLLDSWHVLLRNLWDEHLNHSLILDLKQTLDTIIRKNRNTERFQEETDLTDFPTLSSSPEELLKLTSELFSKWLEVGCMPLIETCTLPTLPPSVERKDYGPSRARLLTTRAISNKEEEEEEKEEEVEEEEEEVEKEEEEVEEEGQPDKMIDFTQPVLNGGPLPRTYSAFVWSPLLFRLYWWFLP, encoded by the exons ATGTCCATTCTTAGAAAGATAAAAGGATGTCACTGTCAG CGGACAGTATTCCCCAAAGATTACTATGTAGTGCATCGATTCACCAGAAGCATGCTGTGTGACACTGATCCG TGTTGTGTGTTCCCTGCTGCAGTAGTCCTCCTTGATTCCTGGCATGTCCTCCTCAGAAACCTCTGGGACGAACACTTAAATCACTCCTTAATCCTCGATCTAAAGCAGACACTGGATACAATCAtcagaaagaacagaaatacagag AGGTTCCAGGAGGAGACAGACCTAACAGACTTCCCAACATTATCCTCCTCTCCAGAAGAACTCCTGAAGCTAACGTCAGAACTTTTTAGTAAATGGCTTGAAGTGGGCTGCATGCCTTTAATTGAAACCTGCACCCTGCCCACCTTGCCCCCCTCTGTTGAAAGGAAGGACTATGGCCCATCGAGGGCCAGACTCTTGACCACCCGAGCTATTAGCaacaaggaggaagaagaagaagaaaaagaagaagaagtagaagaagaagaagaagaagtagaaaaagaagaagaagaagtagaagaagaaggacagcCCGACAAGATGATAGACTTTACACAGCCTGTACTCAATGGCGGTCCTCTACCCCGAACATATTCTGCTTTTGTCTGGAGCCCATTGCTGTTCAGACTTTACTGGTGGTTTCTGCCATAG
- the leng9 gene encoding leukocyte receptor cluster member 9 isoform X2, producing the protein MASEGRGVSIEDQADDGTHQTPTTLTDTPGPGTEAGASADPNSGEDILKATAESTGGDEDGLKLCQFFLRGKCRFGPRCRLSHSEPSVDESGALSADMDDKDDGENTDTHKKKKSSANKVTKPKCDEGGAEANKKPRMRTADDVISRILWDSSVDASDFVVGYVDRFLGVLERPFCDFNWDTNPCDCDYTTELALPRHRIQYFTYRGHRIWDRHSRTDRVFGSTGQSLAPPFGKEEEVKELNASDPEQQRDRLETTEVQPPAVSGQDESETKECTHTENTHLEEEKQDEKNNHTPDSTHPAPERGGSTSQGQQESCVAEEAARLQSSADQSSSSLKEKGEEETSEEWEETWEGHEDSVSFHGVAQIVHSPPALPKKGEGKCGGRPPKRQPTHFITFRANTRAVLSSFQQLQKEIIALLPSSAPHWQPASSLHVTLCLLVLPTEAEVAAAADVLRKFAHLDRNPPVAVTFPVRLKHFNGRVLFLSPQPQLSLQQLNGGLQEAYRKEGWLHKHSYNPRYHLTLAKMKDAEGERVFERVSDLKVGKGLNFGRLPVNTLHLCAMGFSERDGFYETVCTVTLR; encoded by the exons ATGGCGTCGGAGGGACGAGGTGTGTCCATAGAGGACCAGGCAGATGATGGGACCCACCAGACGCCCACCACCCTGACTGACACACCGGGTCCCGGTACGGAGGCGGGGGCGTCAGCTGACCCTAATAGTGGTGAAGACATACTGAAAGCCACAGCAG AATCTACAGGAGGGGACGAGGATGGACTCAAACTGTGCCAGTTTTTCCTCAGGGGAAAGTGTCGTTTTGGCCCCAGATGTCGTTTATCACACAG TGAGCCATCAGTGGATGAATCAGGGGCTTTGTCTGCTGACATGGATGACAAAGACGATGGAGAaaatacagatacacacaagaagaaaaaaagcagcgcCAACAAAGTGACAAAACCAAAATGCGACGAAGGAGGAG CAGAGGCGAACAAAAAGCCTCGCATGCGAACGGCAGATGACGTGATCTCCCGGATCTTGTGGGACTCGTCGGTGGATGCGTCAGACTTCGTGGTGGGCTACGTGGATCGCTTCCTTGGTGTGCTGGAGCGCCCCTTCTGTGATTTCAACTGGGACACCAACCCCTGTGACTGCGATTACACCACTGAGCTGGCCCTGCCCAGACACAGGATCCAGTACTTCACCTACAGAGGGCACCGCATCTGGGACCGCCACAGCAGGACCGACAGGGTTTTTGGCTCCACCGGCCAATCTCTGGCTCCCCCCTttggaaaggaggaggaagtaaagg AACTAAACGCAAGTGACCCGGAGCAGCAACGCGACCGCCTCGAAACAACAGAAGTGCAGCCACCTGCTGTCAGTGGGCAGGATGAGAGCGAAACAAAGGAGTGTACTCATACCGAGAACACACAtctggaggaagagaagcaggATGAGAAGAATAATCACACCCCGGACTCCACACATCCAGCTCCAGAGCGTGGAGGAAGCACTTCTCAGGGACAACAGGAGTCATGTGTTGCGGAGGAGGCTGCGAG GCTTCAGTCTTCTGCCGACCAAAGCTCCTCTTCCCTAAAAGAGAAGGGTGAGGAGGAGACTTCGGAAGAATGGGAAGAAACCTGGGAGGGCCACGAAGATTCTGTG AGTTTTCACGGAGTGGCACAAATCGTCCACAGTCCACCTGCACTTCCGAAGAAGGGAGAAGGGAAGTGCGGTGGTCGCCCTCCCAAAAGACAACCCACGCACTTCATCACCTTCAGGGCCAACACTCGTgccgtcctctcctctttccagCAGCTTCAGAAGGAGATCATCGCCCTTCTGCCCTCCTCCGCTCCTCACTGGCAGCCCGCCTCCAGCCTCCACGTCACCCTGTGCCTCCTGGTGCTGCCCACCGAAGCTGAGGTGGCCGCCGCTGCGGACGTCCTCCGAAAATTCGCCCATTTGGATCGCAACCCTCCGGTGGCCGTGACCTTTCCCGTGAGGCTGAAACATTTCAACGGGAGGGTGCTGTTCCTGAGTCCCCAGCCTCAGCTCTCCCTCCAGCAGCTCAACGGCGGCCTGCAGGAGGCCTACAGGAAGGAGGGCTGGCTCCACAAGCACTCCTACAACCCGCGCTACCACCTCACTCTGGCCAAGATGAAGGACGCCGAAGGAGAGAGAGTTTTCGAAAGGGTCTCGGACCTGAAGGTGGGGAAGGGTTTAAATTTTGGCCGCCTGCCAGTGAACACCTTACACCTTTGTGCCATGGGTTTTTCAGAGAGAGATGGTTTTTATGAGACCGTGTGCACAGTGACACTTCGATGA
- the leng9 gene encoding leukocyte receptor cluster member 9 isoform X3, with the protein MASEGRGVSIEDQADDGTHQTPTTLTDTPGPGTEAGASADPNSGEDILKATAESTGGDEDGLKLCQFFLRGKCRFGPRCRLSHSEPSVDESGALSADMDDKDDGENTDTHKKKKSSANKVTKPKCDEGGEANKKPRMRTADDVISRILWDSSVDASDFVVGYVDRFLGVLERPFCDFNWDTNPCDCDYTTELALPRHRIQYFTYRGHRIWDRHSRTDRVFGSTGQSLAPPFGKEEEVKAELNASDPEQQRDRLETTEVQPPAVSGQDESETKECTHTENTHLEEEKQDEKNNHTPDSTHPAPERGGSTSQGQQESCVAEEAARLQSSADQSSSSLKEKGEEETSEEWEETWEGHEDSVSFHGVAQIVHSPPALPKKGEGKCGGRPPKRQPTHFITFRANTRAVLSSFQQLQKEIIALLPSSAPHWQPASSLHVTLCLLVLPTEAEVAAAADVLRKFAHLDRNPPVAVTFPVRLKHFNGRVLFLSPQPQLSLQQLNGGLQEAYRKEGWLHKHSYNPRYHLTLAKMKDAEGERVFERVSDLKVGKGLNFGRLPVNTLHLCAMGFSERDGFYETVCTVTLR; encoded by the exons ATGGCGTCGGAGGGACGAGGTGTGTCCATAGAGGACCAGGCAGATGATGGGACCCACCAGACGCCCACCACCCTGACTGACACACCGGGTCCCGGTACGGAGGCGGGGGCGTCAGCTGACCCTAATAGTGGTGAAGACATACTGAAAGCCACAGCAG AATCTACAGGAGGGGACGAGGATGGACTCAAACTGTGCCAGTTTTTCCTCAGGGGAAAGTGTCGTTTTGGCCCCAGATGTCGTTTATCACACAG TGAGCCATCAGTGGATGAATCAGGGGCTTTGTCTGCTGACATGGATGACAAAGACGATGGAGAaaatacagatacacacaagaagaaaaaaagcagcgcCAACAAAGTGACAAAACCAAAATGCGACGAAGGAGGAG AGGCGAACAAAAAGCCTCGCATGCGAACGGCAGATGACGTGATCTCCCGGATCTTGTGGGACTCGTCGGTGGATGCGTCAGACTTCGTGGTGGGCTACGTGGATCGCTTCCTTGGTGTGCTGGAGCGCCCCTTCTGTGATTTCAACTGGGACACCAACCCCTGTGACTGCGATTACACCACTGAGCTGGCCCTGCCCAGACACAGGATCCAGTACTTCACCTACAGAGGGCACCGCATCTGGGACCGCCACAGCAGGACCGACAGGGTTTTTGGCTCCACCGGCCAATCTCTGGCTCCCCCCTttggaaaggaggaggaagtaaagg CAGAACTAAACGCAAGTGACCCGGAGCAGCAACGCGACCGCCTCGAAACAACAGAAGTGCAGCCACCTGCTGTCAGTGGGCAGGATGAGAGCGAAACAAAGGAGTGTACTCATACCGAGAACACACAtctggaggaagagaagcaggATGAGAAGAATAATCACACCCCGGACTCCACACATCCAGCTCCAGAGCGTGGAGGAAGCACTTCTCAGGGACAACAGGAGTCATGTGTTGCGGAGGAGGCTGCGAG GCTTCAGTCTTCTGCCGACCAAAGCTCCTCTTCCCTAAAAGAGAAGGGTGAGGAGGAGACTTCGGAAGAATGGGAAGAAACCTGGGAGGGCCACGAAGATTCTGTG AGTTTTCACGGAGTGGCACAAATCGTCCACAGTCCACCTGCACTTCCGAAGAAGGGAGAAGGGAAGTGCGGTGGTCGCCCTCCCAAAAGACAACCCACGCACTTCATCACCTTCAGGGCCAACACTCGTgccgtcctctcctctttccagCAGCTTCAGAAGGAGATCATCGCCCTTCTGCCCTCCTCCGCTCCTCACTGGCAGCCCGCCTCCAGCCTCCACGTCACCCTGTGCCTCCTGGTGCTGCCCACCGAAGCTGAGGTGGCCGCCGCTGCGGACGTCCTCCGAAAATTCGCCCATTTGGATCGCAACCCTCCGGTGGCCGTGACCTTTCCCGTGAGGCTGAAACATTTCAACGGGAGGGTGCTGTTCCTGAGTCCCCAGCCTCAGCTCTCCCTCCAGCAGCTCAACGGCGGCCTGCAGGAGGCCTACAGGAAGGAGGGCTGGCTCCACAAGCACTCCTACAACCCGCGCTACCACCTCACTCTGGCCAAGATGAAGGACGCCGAAGGAGAGAGAGTTTTCGAAAGGGTCTCGGACCTGAAGGTGGGGAAGGGTTTAAATTTTGGCCGCCTGCCAGTGAACACCTTACACCTTTGTGCCATGGGTTTTTCAGAGAGAGATGGTTTTTATGAGACCGTGTGCACAGTGACACTTCGATGA
- the cdc42ep5 gene encoding cdc42 effector protein 5 codes for MPLHKSTRAPRLDPTMISAPLGDFRHTMHIGRGGDAFGDTSFLSTLGPDQASADPGSPSSVADADALVVVNHSDLHADVPGSPLSNELQHSESVSSFTLDLDLDLGPSMLGDVLGVMDGLGLDSNEEDVFTPNGGTSKQVKGDVEMSVSMQNELNGKNLVGLDGSQVGDGRIPDGNGIKPKGLRPKVRFSDKREEIIRQASEEEEGQGFEFQDRPCNSPTRGESERGTSRVGETEFSGHKADLPPSPGSSNSSEYEGVASMDRRTVESCHSETDSEEEEEDEEEEAGRGYTFEDEFDDEIGL; via the coding sequence ATGCCACTCCACAAATCAACTCGGGCCCCTCGCCTGGACCCCACCATGATCTCCGCCCCGCTTGGTGACTTTCGCCACACCATGCACATCGGGAGAGGAGGGGATGCCTTTGGCGACACCTCCTTCCTGTCCACTCTAGGTCCGGACCAGGCCAGTGCTGACCCTGGTAGTCCAAGCAGCGTCGCAGACGCCGATGCTCTGGTGGTGGTCAACCACAGCGATCTTCATGCAGATGTTCCAGGAAGCCCACTGAGCAATGAGCTTCAGCATTCAGAGTCGGTGTCTTCATTcaccctggacctggacctggatctgggcCCGTCTATGCTGGGGGACGTGTTGGGGGTGATGGACGGCTTGGGGCTTGACTCTAACGAGGAGGATGTGTTCACTCCCAACGGTGGCACATCAAAACAGGTGAAAGGGGACGTGGAGATGTCTGTGAGCATGCAGAACGAGTTAAACGGGAAGAACTTGGTCGGGCTAGATGGAAGCCAGGTGGGAGATGGCAGGATACCAGATGGAAATGGAATCAAGCCTAAGGGGCTACGACCAAAAGTGAGATTCAGCGACAAACGGGAGGAGATCATTCGCCAGGcgtctgaggaggaagagggtcAGGGCTTTGAGTTCCAGGATCGGCCGTGTAACAGCCCGACGAGGGGCGAAAGCGAGAGGGGGACGAGCCGAGTAGGCGAAACCGAGTTCAGTGGTCACAAAGCAGATTTGCCGCCTAGTCCTGGCTCTTCAAATAGCTCGGAGTATGAAGGAGTCGCTTCAATGGACAGGAGGACGGTTGAGAGCTGCCACTCAGAGACTGattcggaggaggaggaggaggatgaggaggaggaagcaggacGAGGATACACGTTTGAAGATGAGTTTGATGATGAGATCGGTCTATAG
- the leng9 gene encoding leukocyte receptor cluster member 9 isoform X1, whose product MASEGRGVSIEDQADDGTHQTPTTLTDTPGPGTEAGASADPNSGEDILKATAESTGGDEDGLKLCQFFLRGKCRFGPRCRLSHSEPSVDESGALSADMDDKDDGENTDTHKKKKSSANKVTKPKCDEGGAEANKKPRMRTADDVISRILWDSSVDASDFVVGYVDRFLGVLERPFCDFNWDTNPCDCDYTTELALPRHRIQYFTYRGHRIWDRHSRTDRVFGSTGQSLAPPFGKEEEVKAELNASDPEQQRDRLETTEVQPPAVSGQDESETKECTHTENTHLEEEKQDEKNNHTPDSTHPAPERGGSTSQGQQESCVAEEAARLQSSADQSSSSLKEKGEEETSEEWEETWEGHEDSVSFHGVAQIVHSPPALPKKGEGKCGGRPPKRQPTHFITFRANTRAVLSSFQQLQKEIIALLPSSAPHWQPASSLHVTLCLLVLPTEAEVAAAADVLRKFAHLDRNPPVAVTFPVRLKHFNGRVLFLSPQPQLSLQQLNGGLQEAYRKEGWLHKHSYNPRYHLTLAKMKDAEGERVFERVSDLKVGKGLNFGRLPVNTLHLCAMGFSERDGFYETVCTVTLR is encoded by the exons ATGGCGTCGGAGGGACGAGGTGTGTCCATAGAGGACCAGGCAGATGATGGGACCCACCAGACGCCCACCACCCTGACTGACACACCGGGTCCCGGTACGGAGGCGGGGGCGTCAGCTGACCCTAATAGTGGTGAAGACATACTGAAAGCCACAGCAG AATCTACAGGAGGGGACGAGGATGGACTCAAACTGTGCCAGTTTTTCCTCAGGGGAAAGTGTCGTTTTGGCCCCAGATGTCGTTTATCACACAG TGAGCCATCAGTGGATGAATCAGGGGCTTTGTCTGCTGACATGGATGACAAAGACGATGGAGAaaatacagatacacacaagaagaaaaaaagcagcgcCAACAAAGTGACAAAACCAAAATGCGACGAAGGAGGAG CAGAGGCGAACAAAAAGCCTCGCATGCGAACGGCAGATGACGTGATCTCCCGGATCTTGTGGGACTCGTCGGTGGATGCGTCAGACTTCGTGGTGGGCTACGTGGATCGCTTCCTTGGTGTGCTGGAGCGCCCCTTCTGTGATTTCAACTGGGACACCAACCCCTGTGACTGCGATTACACCACTGAGCTGGCCCTGCCCAGACACAGGATCCAGTACTTCACCTACAGAGGGCACCGCATCTGGGACCGCCACAGCAGGACCGACAGGGTTTTTGGCTCCACCGGCCAATCTCTGGCTCCCCCCTttggaaaggaggaggaagtaaagg CAGAACTAAACGCAAGTGACCCGGAGCAGCAACGCGACCGCCTCGAAACAACAGAAGTGCAGCCACCTGCTGTCAGTGGGCAGGATGAGAGCGAAACAAAGGAGTGTACTCATACCGAGAACACACAtctggaggaagagaagcaggATGAGAAGAATAATCACACCCCGGACTCCACACATCCAGCTCCAGAGCGTGGAGGAAGCACTTCTCAGGGACAACAGGAGTCATGTGTTGCGGAGGAGGCTGCGAG GCTTCAGTCTTCTGCCGACCAAAGCTCCTCTTCCCTAAAAGAGAAGGGTGAGGAGGAGACTTCGGAAGAATGGGAAGAAACCTGGGAGGGCCACGAAGATTCTGTG AGTTTTCACGGAGTGGCACAAATCGTCCACAGTCCACCTGCACTTCCGAAGAAGGGAGAAGGGAAGTGCGGTGGTCGCCCTCCCAAAAGACAACCCACGCACTTCATCACCTTCAGGGCCAACACTCGTgccgtcctctcctctttccagCAGCTTCAGAAGGAGATCATCGCCCTTCTGCCCTCCTCCGCTCCTCACTGGCAGCCCGCCTCCAGCCTCCACGTCACCCTGTGCCTCCTGGTGCTGCCCACCGAAGCTGAGGTGGCCGCCGCTGCGGACGTCCTCCGAAAATTCGCCCATTTGGATCGCAACCCTCCGGTGGCCGTGACCTTTCCCGTGAGGCTGAAACATTTCAACGGGAGGGTGCTGTTCCTGAGTCCCCAGCCTCAGCTCTCCCTCCAGCAGCTCAACGGCGGCCTGCAGGAGGCCTACAGGAAGGAGGGCTGGCTCCACAAGCACTCCTACAACCCGCGCTACCACCTCACTCTGGCCAAGATGAAGGACGCCGAAGGAGAGAGAGTTTTCGAAAGGGTCTCGGACCTGAAGGTGGGGAAGGGTTTAAATTTTGGCCGCCTGCCAGTGAACACCTTACACCTTTGTGCCATGGGTTTTTCAGAGAGAGATGGTTTTTATGAGACCGTGTGCACAGTGACACTTCGATGA
- the zgc:174888 gene encoding uncharacterized protein zgc:174888 isoform X1, with amino-acid sequence MSLSAILLLSLLTVECGGCGFDLEGVRNIKSTIDSNPTGFRTVFPKDYYVVHRFTRSMLCDTDPCCVFPAAVVLLDSWHVLLRNLWDEHLNHSLILDLKQTLDTIIRKNRNTERFQEETDLTDFPTLSSSPEELLKLTSELFSKWLEVGCMPLIETCTLPTLPPSVERKDYGPSRARLLTTRAISNKEEEEEEKEEEVEEEEEEVEKEEEEVEEEGQPDKMIDFTQPVLNGGPLPRTYSAFVWSPLLFRLYWWFLP; translated from the exons ATGTCACTGTCAG CTATACTCCTGTTATCACTTCTAACTGTCGAATGTGGTGGATGTGGCTTTGACTTGGAAGGCGTCAGAAATATTAAGTCAACCATTGACTCTAATCCCACTGGATTT CGGACAGTATTCCCCAAAGATTACTATGTAGTGCATCGATTCACCAGAAGCATGCTGTGTGACACTGATCCG TGTTGTGTGTTCCCTGCTGCAGTAGTCCTCCTTGATTCCTGGCATGTCCTCCTCAGAAACCTCTGGGACGAACACTTAAATCACTCCTTAATCCTCGATCTAAAGCAGACACTGGATACAATCAtcagaaagaacagaaatacagag AGGTTCCAGGAGGAGACAGACCTAACAGACTTCCCAACATTATCCTCCTCTCCAGAAGAACTCCTGAAGCTAACGTCAGAACTTTTTAGTAAATGGCTTGAAGTGGGCTGCATGCCTTTAATTGAAACCTGCACCCTGCCCACCTTGCCCCCCTCTGTTGAAAGGAAGGACTATGGCCCATCGAGGGCCAGACTCTTGACCACCCGAGCTATTAGCaacaaggaggaagaagaagaagaaaaagaagaagaagtagaagaagaagaagaagaagtagaaaaagaagaagaagaagtagaagaagaaggacagcCCGACAAGATGATAGACTTTACACAGCCTGTACTCAATGGCGGTCCTCTACCCCGAACATATTCTGCTTTTGTCTGGAGCCCATTGCTGTTCAGACTTTACTGGTGGTTTCTGCCATAG
- the flcn gene encoding folliculin has translation MNALVALCHFCELHGPRTLFCTEALHPPSPTPSSQAGAPVPGDRDRDGDREGEGLTMRANSSATQRGEMCEGCRSLPASHPGFVSIDDETGIRFLSHQHPRQPQLFSVVRQACVRSLSCEVCPGREGPIFFGDEQHGFVFSHTFFIKDSLARGFQRWYSIVMVAMDRIYLINSWPFLLRHMKLTIQSLQSTALKVFDNEQGVCPQRAMRMNSVFSPAVFPHQRSGNAARSLTSLTQHPSLWASLHSSFSWLLKACGSRLTEKLLEGAPTEDTLVLIERQTEQEEEMSCWEGAEGDGPLSQRHQSQSELCHGFLCEDAKLDESPGPKFRSLRHLRQVLGAAEFRQLAWHVLMGNQVIWRGADPGLIQSAFTVLKSLLPVGCVRSVPYSAQYEEAYKCNFLGLSPDVPIPAHVSSSEFSVLVDVSSEKSYQISATGEDDICSRHQFAISSANTQPTDRGPTLLNKLEVALSNENLSVDVVSHCLLCLKEEWMNKVKVLFKFSKVDGRGREDTQKVLALLGATGPGEEDNVRLLKYWMTGLSKTYKSHLMTAVRGGERSPSQ, from the exons ATGAATGCTCTGGTGGCTCTCTGTCACTTCTGTGAGCTTCATGGCCCTCGGACACTGTTCTGCACAGAGGCACTACACCCTCCATCCCCGACACCTTCATCCCAGGCCGGTGCCCCGGTGCCTGGTGACAGGGACCGGGATGGTGACAGGGAAGGCGAAGGCCTGACCATGAGGGCCAACAGCTCGGCCACGCAGAGAGGGGAAatgtgtgag GGATGCCGATCTCTGCCCGCATCTCACCCGGGCTTTGTGAGCATCGACGACGAAACGGGCATCCGCTTCCTGAGCCACCAGCACCCCAGACAACCCCAGCTTTTCAGTGTGGTCCGCCAGGCTTGTGTGCGCAGTCTCAGCTGTGAG GTGTGTCCTGGGCGTGAAGGGCCCATTTTCTTTGGAGACGAGCAACACGGATTCGTGTTTTCACACACGTTCTTTATCAAGGACAGCCTGGCCAGGGGCTTCCAGCGCTGGTACAGTATCGTTATGGTGGCCATGGACAGGATCTACCTCATCAACTCTTGGCCTTTCCTGTTACGTCACATGAAACTTACTATACAGAGCTTGCAGAGCACAGCTCTAAAG GTGTTTGACAACGAACAAGGAGTTTGCCCCCAGCGAGCTATGAGGATGAACAGCGTGTTTTCACCTGCAGTTTTCCCACATCAAAGGAGTGGCAACGCAGCCCGATCACTGACTTCTCTCACCCAGCATCCAAGTCTCTGGGCCAGCCTGCACTCCTCCTTTAGCTG GCTGCTGAAGGCTTGCGGCAGTCGCCTGACAGAGAAGCTCCTCGAAGGGGCCCCCACCGAGGACACACTGGTGCTCAtcgagagacagacag agcaagaggaggaaatgagctGCTGGGAGGGAGCGGAGGGAGACGGTCCATTGTCACAGCGGCACCAATCGCAGAGCGAGCTGTGCCACGGCTTCCTGTGCGAAGATGCAAAATTAGACGAATCACCTGGCCCAAAATTTAGGTCACTGAGGCACTTGAGACAG GTCCTCGGGGCTGCAGAGTTTCGGCAGCTAGCGTGGCACGTGCTCATGGGAAACCAGGTCATATGGAGAGGCGCAGACCCCGGGCTCATCCAGTCAGCTTTTACTGTGCTCAAG TCTCTGCTCCCAGTAGGCTGCGTGCGCTCTGTGCCGTACAGCGCTCAGTACGAGGAGGCCTACAAATGCAACTTCCTGGGCCTCAGCCCAGACGTTCCTATTCCGGCCCACGTCAGCTCCTCAG AGTTTTCCGTGCTGGTGGATGTCAGCTCAGAGAAGAGCTATCAGATCTCAGCTACAGGCGAAGATGATATCTGCTCACGGCATCAGTTCGCCATCAGCAGTGCCAACACACAGCCTACAGATCGAG GACCAACGTTACTGAACAAGCTCGAGGTTGCCCTGTCTAATGAGAACCTGTCTGTGGACGTCGTGTCTCACTGCCTGCTCTGTTTGAAGGAGGAGTGGATGAA TAAAGTGAAAGTGCTGTTCAAGTTCTCCAAAGTGGACGGCCGAGGGAGGGAGGACACCCAGAAGGTTCTGGCCCTCCTTGGTGCCACGGGCCCGGGGGAGGAGGACAACGTCAGGCTGCTCAAGTACTGGATGACCGGACTCAGTAAAACATACAAGAGTCATTTAATGACAGCCGTgcgaggaggggagaggagccCCAGCCAATga